In Candidatus Chromulinivoraceae bacterium, the following proteins share a genomic window:
- a CDS encoding sugar transferase — translation MVPASYLSTKTLPYGARRVKLAVDLLVGALFFVPLVLLVTVNGVYCLLNGGGLPLVSEPRMGRNGSFKFYKLRVRSRKGQPTRFGEFLRRWGIDEIGQVLNILKRDMSLVGPRPVTPEQHGRYIEIDSRFTQRYGALPGLLGLGIGTVTNRLCVQQEVQDTGLLRLEYDLSYAQEWSWRLEFKAIRVSLVDIVHGHDPS, via the coding sequence ATGGTGCCCGCGTCGTACCTCTCCACCAAGACCCTGCCGTATGGCGCTCGCCGCGTCAAGCTTGCTGTCGACCTACTCGTTGGGGCACTGTTCTTTGTGCCTCTCGTCCTGCTCGTCACCGTCAATGGCGTCTACTGCCTCCTCAATGGGGGTGGTCTGCCACTGGTTAGCGAGCCGCGTATGGGAAGGAACGGATCGTTCAAGTTCTACAAACTACGTGTTCGGTCACGCAAGGGCCAACCTACCCGCTTCGGGGAGTTCCTCCGTCGCTGGGGGATCGACGAGATCGGTCAGGTACTCAATATCCTCAAGCGGGATATGAGCCTCGTTGGTCCTCGCCCGGTAACTCCGGAACAACATGGTCGCTACATTGAAATCGACTCACGCTTCACGCAGCGGTATGGCGCTCTGCCTGGCCTCTTGGGCTTGGGCATCGGCACTGTAACCAACCGTCTGTGTGTACAGCAAGAAGTACAAGACACTGGATTGCTCCGGCTCGAGTACGATCTGTCGTACGCACAGGAGTGGTCGTGGCGGCTCGAGTTCAAAGCTATAAGGGTTTCGCTCGTGGACATAGTCCACGGACACGACCCGTCGTAG